A genomic region of Arachis stenosperma cultivar V10309 chromosome 9, arast.V10309.gnm1.PFL2, whole genome shotgun sequence contains the following coding sequences:
- the LOC130948994 gene encoding protein MAIN-LIKE 1-like yields the protein MTYQLGFRIDGDLVSGCIGGWEQHNQGRTIEELCEQILSVIPGLEDRQSQTKWTVKLTWFHSTVCGELEQDATEERLMRYTRGYIMQLIGGILFPDASDSRVHIRWLPLLEVLDACGWLSWGSVVLAWLYRQMCRATEHRQMCQNNTQYLLTQLLNVRP from the coding sequence ATGACATATCAGTTGGGATTCCGGATTGATGGTGATCTTGTCAGTGGATGCATCGGTGGGTGGGAGCAGCACAATCAGGGACGAACCATTGAGGAGTTGTGTGAGCAAATATTGAGTGTTATTCCTGGCCTAGAGGACAGACAGTCACAGACTAAGTGGACTGTCAAGCTTACTTGGTTCCACAGCACGGTTTGTGGAGAGCTAGAGCAGGATGCCACAGAGGAGCGGCTGATGAGGTATACGAGAGGATATATCATGCAGTTGATCGGAGGTATCCTTTTCCCTGATGCATCTGACTCTCGGGTGCATATCAGGTGGCTTCCCCTACTGGAGGTCCTTGATGCATGTGGCTGGTTGTCGTGGGGCTCTGTTGTGCTGGCATGGCTGTATCGCCAGATGTGCCGGGCCACAGAGCATCGCCAGATGTGCCAGAACAACACCCAATATCTGCTCACACAACTCCTCAATGTCCGTCCCTGA